One Desulfovibrio fairfieldensis genomic window carries:
- a CDS encoding dihydrodipicolinate reductase, whose product MAKLRIAQYGCGKMAKYTMRYIYEKGGEIVAAFDVNPEIIGKDIGEIMGGPAKGVKVRDAAEADAVLASLKPDACIITTMSLMRDIRDALLVCAKNGVNAITTNEEAIFPMNSSPSLTREVDALAKKTGCTISGSGYQDVFWGNLIATLAGAMHKINTIRGSSSYNVEDYGIALAKAHGTGLNLADFEKEIAAADNISPAERQKLIDQGEFLPSYMWNVNGWLAERLGLTVKSQVQKCVPQTYDKELHSETLGMTIPAGHATGMSAVVTTETEEGVTLETECVGKVYAPEEFDRNDWTLYGEPDTQVVINRPATVELTCATIVNRIPDLINAAPGYVTTDLMPVNSYRVKPLEAYLAK is encoded by the coding sequence ATGGCTAAGTTACGCATCGCGCAGTACGGCTGCGGTAAAATGGCTAAATATACCATGCGCTACATATATGAAAAGGGCGGAGAAATTGTGGCTGCCTTTGACGTCAATCCGGAAATTATCGGCAAGGATATCGGTGAGATCATGGGCGGCCCGGCCAAGGGCGTGAAGGTGCGTGACGCCGCCGAGGCTGATGCCGTATTGGCCTCTCTCAAGCCCGACGCCTGCATTATCACCACCATGAGCCTGATGCGCGACATCCGCGACGCTCTGTTGGTCTGCGCCAAAAACGGCGTCAATGCCATTACCACCAATGAGGAAGCCATTTTCCCCATGAACTCCTCGCCCTCCCTGACCCGCGAGGTGGACGCCCTGGCGAAAAAGACCGGCTGCACTATCAGCGGCTCGGGCTATCAGGATGTTTTCTGGGGCAATCTTATCGCCACATTGGCCGGGGCCATGCACAAAATCAACACGATTCGGGGCAGCTCCAGCTACAATGTGGAGGACTACGGCATCGCCCTGGCCAAAGCCCACGGCACGGGCCTGAACCTGGCCGACTTTGAGAAAGAGATCGCGGCCGCGGACAATATTTCTCCGGCGGAACGGCAGAAACTTATCGACCAAGGCGAATTTCTGCCCTCCTATATGTGGAACGTCAACGGCTGGCTGGCCGAACGTCTGGGCCTGACCGTCAAAAGCCAGGTGCAGAAATGTGTTCCTCAGACTTATGACAAGGAATTACATTCGGAAACCCTAGGCATGACCATTCCCGCAGGCCATGCCACGGGCATGTCCGCTGTGGTCACCACCGAGACCGAGGAGGGCGTGACCCTGGAAACCGAGTGCGTGGGCAAGGTCTACGCGCCCGAGGAATTTGACCGCAACGATTGGACCCTTTACGGGGAACCGGACACGCAAGTGGTCATCAACCGTCCGGCCACGGTGGAATTGACCTGCGCCACCATTGTGAACCGTATCCCGGATCTGATCAATGCCGCTCCGGGATATGTGACCACAGATCTGATGCCCGTCAACAGCTACAGGGTCAAGCCGCTGGAGGCTTATCTCGCCAAGTGA